The window AGGAAACCAAGCCCCAAACGCGAACTCTGTGAAAACGATTTTGAAGGGGAACAGGTGAACACGCAATGAGCAGAAGTTTGGAAGTGGCGCTGGACCTGTGCCTGCGGGCCGGGAATATCATGCTGAGATGCGGAGCCGAGACTTCGCGCGTCGAAGATACGATCGCGCGGCTCGGCTACACGTATGGAGTCGATCAGGTCCAGAGCTTTGTCACGCCGACCGGTATTTTTATTTCCGTGGAAATGGCCGGCGAGACGACGCGCACCGGGATGCTGCGCATCAGCGGATCATCGGGGATCAACCTCTCCCAGGTGCACCGCGTCAACGACCTGTCGCGGCGCTATGCGTCAGGTCTGGTCAGTGTCGAGGAGGTGCTGGCTTCGTTTGACGAGTTCGAACGGGCGCCGGTCACCTACCGGCTGCGCTACCAGCACTTGGCGTCGGCGTTTGCGTCGGGCGCGTTTGCCGTGCTCTTTGGCGGCAGCTGGCCGGAGTTTGCCGTCGGGGCGCTCTGCGGCTGGATCTCGCATTTTGTGCTGGGCATGGTCAGCGGCGCGATGCCGTATTTTCTCAGCGTGTTCTTCGCTGCCTTCGCAGGCGTCTCGCTGGCGGTGATCGGTGTCGTGCTGTCGGTCGCGACCAATTTTGAAGCGGCGATCATCGGGGCGGTCATCCCGCTCGTGCCGGGGGTGTCGGTGACCAACGCCGTGCGCGACCTGATGGCGGGCGAACTGCTCGCCGGCGTGGCGCGGGCGGCGGAAGGCTTTCTCGTCGCGTTCGCCATCGCGGCAGCCGTTGCGCTGGTGCTGGCGATTCGCGTGCACGGGGGGTTGTGGTAGATGATGACGGGACAGGAGATCTTGCAGCTCTTGCTGCTCGCGGGGATCGCGTTTTCGGCGACCGTTTGCTATGCCGTGCTCTATCAGATTCCGAAAAAAGCGCTCCTGCTGGTCGGCTTCGTCGGTTTCTCCGGCTGGTTGATGCAGTATTTCATCCGGCAGCTGACCGATTCGCCCGTCTTCGCCGCCCTGCTCGGCGGTTTTCTCGTCGGGGCGCTCAGTGAAAAGCTGGCCCGGCGCATGCGCATGCCGGTCACCGTCTTTGTCGTCGGCGGGATCGTGCCGCTGGTGCCGGGGTCGTCGGCGATGGCGACGATGCGCGAATTTGTGATGGGCGACTATCTGGAAGGACTGTCGCGAGGGACGCTGACCCTGCTGATCGCCTCGGCGATCTCGGCGGGACTCGTGCTCGCCGGCTCTTTGCTGCGCCTCGATTGGAGGGGGAAACGTGCTGGAAAACGTGAATGAGACGATCCGCCGCCACCGGCTGTTGGAAACGGGGGACCGGGTGTTGGTCGCCGTCTCCGGCGGGGTCGACTCCTGCGTGCTGCTCGATGTGCTCCTGAAGCTGCGCGCGGCGTGGGACTTGCAGCTGGCCGTCGTGCACGTCGACCACGGCCTGCGCGGCGAAGCGTCGGCGGGCGACGCCCGGTTTGTTAAGCAGCTGGCTGAGCGGCACGGACTGCCTGTGTTCGTTCAAAGATTGGATGTCGAGGCGTATGCGAAACAGCACAAGCTCTCGATCCAGACGGCCGCCAGGAAGGTGCGGTACGGCTTTTTCGAGCAAGTCGCCAAACAGACCGCCAGCGCCCGGCTTCTCACCGCTCACCATGCGGACGATCAGGCGGAAACGGTGCTGATGCGCATCCTGCGCGGCACCTCGACACGGGGGCTGGCCGGCATCCCCGTCAAGCGCGAAGAGAACGGGCTCACTTACGTGCGCCCGCTCCTCGACATCTGGCGGGAAGAGATCGAAAGCTATGCGGCGGCACAGGGCATCCTGTATCGGGAAGACGCTTCCAATGCATCATTAAAATACATTCGTAATAAGATACGATTACAACTTTTCCCCGAACTCACCCGTGGCTACAATGAACAGGTGAAGGCTGCGCTGCTGCAGCTCTCCCAACTGGCGCGGGAAGACGAGAGCTATCTGGAGGAACTGGCGCAGGCGCGCTTTTCCGAAGCTGTCTTGCCGGCGGGTGCAGGCCGTTTAAAAGTCAATTGTGAACATTTTGTTGAAAGTCCGCTTCCTTTACAACGACGGGTAATTACACTAATATTATATTATCTGTGCGGACATACCATCCAATGGGAGCAAGTACATATCGAGAGCATCCGCTCCCTGTTGGTCAGCTCATCGCCGAGCGGCCGTTTGACCTTGCCTGGCGGGGTATCCGCCTGGCGCGAGTACAACGACGCTTATGTAAGCGTTGACAAGCCAATTCTGGCCGGCGAGGCTCCTGCGCCCGTACAGCAGTTTGTGCTGGGCAAGGAATTCATAGCCGGCGCGTTGAAGTTTACGGTAGAACCGCCGGGGTTTGCCATTCGTTTGGAGGCAGAAGTGACACCAGGGGTGCCGCCTCGTCCGACAGACGCCTGGGAAGCCCAATTCGATGCTGATGAATTGTCCGGCTCCTGCATATACATACGGACATGGGAACAAGGCGACGGATTCCGGCCCTTCGGAATGCAAGGCACGAAGCTGATCAGCGATGTATTCGTTGACGCCAAAGTGCCTAAACATAAGCGCATGGCGTGGCCGCTCTTTTGTATCGACAGCGAGATCGCATGGGTGGTTGGCATCCGGCGGGGACAGCAGGCAATGGTCACCGACAAGACTCAAAGAACGCTCGTCCTCCGGGCGGTGCGGCTCTCTTAATTTTTCAGGGGGGTACACGAACCTATGCATACAGATGTGCAAGAGATTCTCTTCACCGAAGAAGAAGTCTCCGCCAAAGTGCGCGAGCTGGGCGAACAGATCACCCGTGACTATCAGGGACAGGATCTGCTCGTCATCGGCATCTTGAAAGGCGCCGCGATGTTTATGGGCGACTTGGTCAAACGGATCGACATGGTGGTGGAGATGGACTTTATGGCGGTCTCCAGCTACGGCAAGTCCTCCGAGTCCTCCGGCGTCGTGCGGATCATCAAAGACCTCGACAAGAGCATTGAAGGGCGTCACGTGCTGATCGTGGAAGACATCATCGACACGGGGCTGACCCTGCATTATTTAAAGAACCTGCTGGAGCAAAGAAGCGCCGCTTCGGTCAAAGTCGCCGCACTTCTCGACAAGCCGGAGCGCCGCCAAGTTGAGATTGCCCCGGACTATCTCGGATTCTCCGTGCCGGATCACTTCATCATCGGCTACGGTCTGGATTATGCCGAGCGATACCGCAACCTCCCCTATGTCGGGGTTTTGAAACCGGAAGTTTATCAATCCTAAACGCTTGTCTGGCGTATGTGGTACCTGGGGTGCCGAGAGGAGGTAAGGAATGAACAGATTTTTCCGCAATGCCGGTTTTTATTTGCTGATCTTCCTGATCACCGTGGGGATTGTAAACTTCATCACGGGTGAAAAACAGGAAAAGCTGGAAATCACGTACGACAAGTTCATTCAAAAAGTCGAGAAAGGTGAGATCAAGGACCTGACCGTCACGAGCGAAGGGCTGACCTTGCGGCTCACCGGCTCGATGGTGGGCGACAACGGGGCGAAAGAGGAGTTCATCACCCGCGCCCTGTTCAGCGAAGAGTTCTCGCAGCAGCTGAACGAAGAGCTGAAGACCGCCAACGTCACGATCAACGAACCGCAAAAAGAGTCGATCTGGTTCACCTTCCTCACGTCGATCGTTCCGTTCATCGTCATCTTCATCCTCTTCTTCTTCCTGATGAACCAGGCGCAGGGCGGCGGTTCCAAAGTGATGAACTTTGGCAAGAGCCGCGCCAAGCTGTACAACGAAGAAAAGAAGAAAGTTACCTTCGACGATGTCGCCGGCGCAGACGAAGAGAAAAACGAGCTGGTCGAAGTTGTCGACTTCCTGAAAGACCCGCGCAAGTTCGCGGCGCTCGGCGCACGCATCCCGAAAGGCGTGCTGCTCAACGGGCCGCCCGGCACCGGTAAGACCTTGCTGGCGCGCGCCGTCGCAGGCGAAGCAGGCGTGCCGTTCTTCTCGATCTCCGGTTCCGACTTCGTGGAAATGTTTGTCGGCGTTGGTGCATCCCGCGTGCGCGACCTGTTTGAAACGGCGAAGAAAAACGCGCCGTGCATCATCTTCATCGACGAGATCGACGCTGTCGGTCGTCACCGCGGCGCAGGCCTCGGCGGCGGACACGATGAGCGCGAGCAGACCTTGAACCAACTGCTCGTCGAGATGGACGGCTTCGGTGCGAACGAAGGCATCATCATCGTTGCGGCGACCAACCGCCCGGACATCCTCGACCCGGCGCTGCTGCGCCCGGGCCGCTTCGACCGCCAGATCACGGTCAACCGTCCGGACGTCAAAGGCCGGGAAGCGATTCTGAAAGTTCATGCCCGCAACAAGCCGATCTCCGAGGACATTCCGCTTGGCGCGATCGCCAAGCGCACGCCGGGCTTCACCGGCGCGGACCTCGAAAACGTGCTCAACGAAGCGGCGCTGCTCGCAGCCCGCAAGAATAAAAAGCTGATCGAAACCCAGGAAGTGGACGAAGCGATCGACCGCGTCATCGCAGGCCCCGAGAAGAAGAGCCGCGTGATCTCCGAGCACGAACGCAAGCTCGTCGCCTTCCACGAGGCGGGCCACGCAGTCGTCGGCTACCACCTCGAACATGCGGATGAAGTGCACAAGGTCACCATCGTGCCGCGCGGCATGGCTGGCGGCTACACGGTGATGATCCCGCGTGAAGACCGCTTCTTCATGACCCGCTCCGAGATGTACGACAAGATCTCCGGTCTGCTCGGCGGCCGCGTGGCGGAAGAGATCGTGTTAGGTGAGATCTCGACCGGCGCGCACAATGACTTGGAGCGCGTGACCGACATCGCCCGCCGCATGATCACCGAGTATGGGATGAGCGACAAACTCGGCAATCTGCAATACGGCCACCGTCAAGGCGGCAACGTGTTCCTCGGCCGCGACATCGCGTCCGATCAGAACTACTCCGACACCGTAGCGCTGGAGATCGACCAGGAGATGCGCCGCATCGTCGACCAGTGCTACAACCGCACGAAAGAAGTGTTGACCACGCACCGCGACCAGCTCGATCTGTTGGCGAACGTGCTCCTTGAAAAGGAAACGATCGACAAAGAGACGATCGATTCCCTGATGGAGACGGGCAAACTGCCGGACGGCTCTGTGACCGGCATAAAAGTCAACATCAACTCCGACTCCTCCGTTCCGGCTGACGAGGAGAATAACGATCAGTAAAACTGGAGACTTTAGAAAAAACACCTGTCGCTCCTACGGCAGGTGTTTTTTTGGAGGGTGGATGAAACAACTTGAGACTCGCATCGCTGCAGAACATCACACCAGAAACCAGGCTCGCTCAGCCACTCTTAGATGAAAAAGGTCTGGTTTTGCTGAACAAAGGAGTCGTGCTCTCAGACAGCCTGGCCAAACGACTGCTGAACTTGGGCATCACCTCGGTCTATATTGAAGATGTACGCACGGAAGACGTGGTGATCGAGGAGGTCATCTCGCAGGAGACACGGCAGGAAGCGTTGCAGCTCGTCTTCACCACGCTGCAGAGCGTGCAGACCTCGGAGCAGCACCCGCGCCAATTTTATCAGGACTTGAACGGACGGAACATCCGCCGCCTGTTCGACACCGTCCTGCACGAGATGAAAGGCAAGCCCAATCTGCTGCTCAGCGTCTCCAACATCTACACGAGCGACGGATTCCTCTACCACCACTCGGTCAACGTCGCGCTGATGGCGCTGGCGATCGGCATCGAATACGGATTGACAGAAAAGCAGCTGCTCGACCTTGGCGTCGGCACCCTGCTTCATGATATCGGGAAGTTGCGCCTGCCCCAGGACATCTTGAACAAGCCGGGCAGGCTGACCCCGGAAGAGTATGAGATCATCAAGCAGCATCCGATGATCGGCTACGAAATGCTTCGCCTGCAAGACGACATCTCCGTCGTCTCCGCCCATGTGGCCTTGCAGCACCATGAGCGGGTCGACGGCACGGGCTACCCGCGCGGCATCAAAGGCGAGGAGATGCACATCTTCGGCAAAATCACCGCCGTCGCCGATGTGTACGAGGCGTTGACCGCCAACCGCGTCTACCGCAAAGGGCAGCTGCCGCATGAAGCGTTAGAGCTGCTGCTCGGCGCGTGCGGCACGCATTTTGACCGCGAGATCGTCGAGCTGTTTCTGAAGACGGTCGCCATCTACCCGACCGGACTGACCGTCCGGCTCAATTCGGGGGAGACGGGTGTGATCATCCGCCAGAACCCGACACATCCCCAGCGTCCGGTGATCCGCGTGCTCCAAGACGCAGCGGGGCGGCCGGTAGAAGCGTACGAAATCAACCTGATGGAGCATCTGACCACATTGATCACTGCATGTGAGTGCTAAGGAGAGTCGATACCATGTCAACCGAACAGCGCATGAAATCAGACATCGAGATCGCCCAAGCGGCCACCCTGCGTCCGATCCAGGAGATCGCAGCCCAGGTCGGCCTGACCCCTGAAGATATTGAGCAATACGGCAAGTACAAAGCGAAAATTTCGCTGGACGTCTACCGCCGCCTGCAAGACCAGGCGGACGGCAAGCTGATCCTCGTCACGGCGATCTCGCCGACCCCGGCGGGTGAAGGCAAGTCGACGACGACCGTCGGCCTCGGACAAGCGCTGGGCAAACTGCTGCAAGACAGCGGCCAGCGCGCGATGATCTGCCTGCGCGAGCCGTCGCTCGGCCCGTCCTTCGGCATGAAAGGCGGCGCGGCCGGCGGCGGCCACTCGCAGATCGTGCCGATGGAAGACATCAACCTGCACTTCACCGGCGATTTCCATGCGATCACTTCGGCGCACAACCTGCTCGCCGCGCTGATCGACAACCACATCCACCAGGGCAACCAGCTGCGCTTCGACGTGCGCCGCATCACCTGGAACCGCGTGCTGGACATGAACGACCGCGCCTTGCGCCAGATCGTCGTCGGTCTCGGCGGCCCGGCGAACGGCGTGCCCCGGGAGAGCGGCTTCGACATCACCGTCGCTTCGGAAGTGATGGCGGTGCTCTGCCTCGCCCATGACGAGCAAGACCTCAAAGCGCGGCTGAAGCGCATGATCATCGGCTACAACACCGACAAGGCGCCGATCACCGTCGCCGACCTCGGTGCGGAAGGCGCGATGGCCGTGCTGCTCAAAGATGCGATTCAGCCCAACCTCGTGCAGACGCTGGAACACACCCCGGCGCTCGTCCACGGCGGTCCGTTTGCGAACATCGCGCACGGCTGCAACTCGGTGATCGCGACGAAGATGGCGCTGAAGCTCGCCGACTACGTCGTCACCGAAGCCGGTTTTGGCGCCGACCTTGGCGCGGAGAAGTTCTTCCACATCAAGAGCCGCCAAGCGGGCCTGTCCCCGGCGGCCACTGTGGTCGTCGCGACGGTGCGGGCGCTGAAGATGCACGGCGGCGTCGACAAAGCGAACCTCGGCACCCCGAACACAGAAGCGGTGGAGCAAGGCTTGTCCAACCTGTCCAAGCACATCGAAAATGTGCAGATGTTCAACATCCCGGCGGTCGTCGCGATCAACAAGTTCCCGACCGACACGGACGAAGAGATCGCCGTCGTCACCAACTGGTGCCAGGAGAACGGCATCCCGGTCGCGCTGTCCGAAGTGTTTACGAACGGCGGCGATGGCGGGCTGGACCTTGCGAAGCAGGTGCTGGAGATCGTCAACAACCGTCCGGGCGGCCTGATGTTCCTCTACAATGAGACCGACACGATTCCTGACAAGATCGAAACGATCGTCCGCGAAATCTACGGCGGCGATGCTGTGCAGTACACGTCGAAAGCGCAGACGATGCTGAAACGCATCGACGAGATGGGGCTCGGCCATCTGCCGGTCTGCATGGCGAAGACCCAGTACTCGTTTTCCGACAATCCGAACCTGCGCGGCCGTCCGGAAGGCTTTACGATCACGATCCGCGAGCTGAAAATCTCCGCCGGCGCCGGCTTTATCGTCGCGATCACCGGCGACATCATGACCATGCCGGGCCTGCCGAAAGTGCCGGCCGCGATGAACATGGATCTGCTCGCAGAAGGCAAGGTCACCGGGCTGTTCTAGAACTTGCCACGCAACAGATAAAGCTGCCACGGGCATACTAGAACAAAGCCGCACTTTCTAACTTTTGTGACAAGTTTTTGTCAAATTGACACTTCACTCGATCAGAGTTAGAATGACAGAAAATAGGCATAATCAGCCCATTTTCAAATAGAAGGGGGCACTGTCCGCGATGGCTACCATCCAAGCTGTACCGAATCGTGAACAGCTCGACCAATACAAAGAACGACTGCTCCAACTGAAAAAGGAACGCAACGCCATCATCCTCGCCCACTACTACATGCGGGCTGAGGTGCAGGAAGTGGCCGACTATATCGGGGATTCTTTTGGCCTCGCGCAAAAGGCGAAAGACACCGATGCGGACGTCATCCTGTTCTGCGGCGTTCACTTTATGGCAGAAAGTGCAAAAATTCTCAATCCAAATAAAATCGTGCTCATGCCTGACGAGCGCTCCGGCTGCCCGATGGCCGACATGGTCACCGGCGACGGGCTGCGCAAGCTGAAAGCGGAGCACCCGAACGCGACGGTCGTCGCCTACGTCAACACCTCGGCAGAAGTGAAAGCGGAAACGGACATCTGCTGCACCTCCTCGAACGCGTTGAAAGTGATCAACTCCGTCGAGTCTGACGAGATCATCTGGGTCCCGGACAAGAACCTCGGGCACTATGTCTCGCAGTTCACCGACAAGAAGATGATCATCTGGCAAGGCTACTGCAACACGCATGACCTGCTGACGCCGGAAGAAGTGCTCGCGCTGAAGGCGGAATACCCGGACGCGCCGATCGTCGTGCATCCGGAATGCCGCCCGGAAGTGGTGGCGCTCGGCGATTATGTCGGCTCGACGACCGGCATCCTCAAATACTGCCGCGAGTCGAACTTCAAGGACTACATCGTCGCGACCGAAGAAGGCGTACGCTACATGCTGGAGAAGGAATCGCCGGAGAAGACGTTCCACTTCGCCTCGCGCTACATGGTCTGCCCGAACATGAAAGTCCACAACGTCAAGAAGATGGTCCGCGCGCTGGAAACGATGCAGCCACAGATCGAAGTCGATCCGGAAGTGGCGGAGAAAGCCCGCCGTTCGCTCGACCGCATGCTGGAAATCGTTCCGAAGTAAGACGAAGCGAGCAACACGTTAGAACTACGCAACTCGGTGAAGGAGACACATCCAGATGTTCTCACGATTCATAGCCAACTTTAAGGCAGAAGACGTTACCACCCAAGACACCGACGTCGTGGTGATCGGCACCGGCATCGCCGGGATGTATACGGCGCTGAAGATCAGCGAGTATGCGAACGTCGTCATCCTTTGCAAGAAAGGTCTCACCGAGAGCAATACCAACCGGGCACAAGGGGGAATCGCCGCGGCCATCGCCGAAGGCGATTCCCCTGACTTGCATCGAGAAGACACGATGATGGCCGGGGCCGGACTGAACGACCTCACCGCCGTCGAAGTCCTCGCCAACGAAGGGCCCGATCTGGTGAACGACCTGATTCGCCTCGGCACCCAGTTCGACACCGAACATGATGCGGAAGGCGAGCATCTCGCCCTGACCCGCGAAGGGGCGCACAGCAGACGCCGCATCCTGCACGCCAACGGTGACGCGACCGGTGCGGAGATTGTCCGCGCGCTGGCCGTGCAAGTGCGCAAGAACCCGCGCATCACAGTGATCGAAGACGCGTTTGCGATCGACCTGATCACGTCGGAGCACGGCTCCTGCAAAGGTGTGCTCTACGAGAAGGGCAAGCGGCTGCACTACATACGATCCCAGGCGACCGTGCTTGCGACCGGCGGCGCGGGCAACATGTATCGCTACACCTCCAACCCGGACGTCACGACGGCAGACGGTTTCGCCATGGCCTACCGCGCCGGCGCCCGGCTGCAGGACTTGGAGTTCATCCAGTTTCATCCGACGACGCTGAACTATCCGGGCGCACCGCGCTTTTTGATCTCGGAAGCCGTGCGCGGCGAAGGGGCGGTGCTGCGCAACATCGCCGGCGAGCGTTTCATGCCCGCCTACCATGAGCTCGCCGAACTGGCTCCGCGCGACATCGTCGCCCGCGCCATCGTTTCGGAGATCGAGAAGACCAAGGCGACGTTCATCTACCTCGACATCACGCATCAACCGGAAGAGCTGATCAAGTCGCGTTTTCCGACGATCTATGAGTTCTGCCTGCAGTACGGCCTCGACCTGACCACCGACTGGATTCCGGTCGCCCCGGCTGCGCATTACGTCATGGGCGGTGTAAAAACGGATCTCTATGGCGAAACAAATGTCAGAAGGCTGTTTGCCTGCGGCGAAGTCTCCTGCACCGGCGTGCACGGCGCGAATCGCCTCGCCTCCAACTCGCTGTCGGAAGCGATCGTGTTTGGCAAGCGCATCGCCGAGCGCATCGAAGCGTTCCTGCAGACGGAGACTGGCGACTTCATCCCGCTGCCGAAGACGGAGCACGTGATGAAGAGCCCGATCGACAAAATTGACAACCGCCGCCTGCACCTGCAGAAGGTGATGGTGCGCCACGTCGGCGTCAAGCGCACCCGCGATTCCCTGGAGCGCGCCTTGTCCGAACTGGGCAAGTACGTCCCGATGCTCTCCCATACCTACAGCAGAAAAAGCGACTGGGAGTTCATCAACCTGCTGACGTCGGCGCTGTTGACCACGCAAGCGGCCCTGCTCCGCGAAGAGAGCCGCGGCGGGCACTACCGCAACGATTTTCCCAAAGCAAAAGACTCCTGGCTCAAACACACCATCTTCCAAAAGGATGTGGGTGTAATCGAAGAGAGGTGCTGACATGCTGCTAGATGAGCGTGTGATTGAACGCGCAGTTCGCGCTGCATTAGAAGAAGATATCGGTTCGGGTGACATCACCACCAACTCGATCGTTCCCAAGGACAAAGGGGGCCACGGCACCCTGCTCGCCAAAGAGCCGGGCATCATCGCCGGGCTTGACGTGGCGGAAGTCGCCTTCAAACTGGTCGATCCGGCGCTGGAAGTAAACCGTCTGGTCAAAGACGGCGATGCGGTCGCCAAAGGCACGCCGATCATGGAAGTGACCGGTTCGGCCCGCTCGATCCTGATCGCTGAGCGCGTGGCGCTCAACTTCTTGCAGCGTCTGTCCGGGATCGCCACCCGCACGGCGAAGTTCGTCGAGCTGGTGCGCTATTACAACGCCAAGATCGTCGACACCCGCAAGACGACGCCGGGCCTGCGCGCCTTGGAAAAATACGCGGTCGTCGTCGGCGGCGGACGCAACCACCGCTTTGGCCTGTTCGATGCGGTGCTGATCAAAGACAACCACATCGAGATCGCCGGCGGCGTCAAGCAGGCGATCATGGCGGCTCGCCACCAGATCCCGCACACGATGCGCGTCGAGGTGGAAGTCGAGTCGATGGAGCAGATTGACGAAGCGCTGGAAGTGAAAGCGGACATCATCATGCTCGACAACATGACGCCGGAACAGATGCGGGAAGCGGTCGAGAAGATCACCGGCCGCGCGCTGATCGAAGCGTCCGGCGGCGTGACGGAAGAGACGATCGTCGACATCGCCAAGACGGGCGTCGATTACATTTCGATCGGCGCTTTGACCCATTCGATCAAAGCGCTGGACATCTCGCTTGATATCCTCGCGAAATAACCGGGAGAAAGAGACTATGATACTCGTTCTGGATGTAGGGAATACGAATATTACGCTTGGCGTTTATAAGGGCAATGACCTGCTGTACCACTGGCGGATCGCGACGATCCGCGAGCGCACCGAAGACGAGCTCGGCATTCTCGTCAAAAGCCTGCTCGCCGACAAAGGCATCGCCGTCGGCGAGATCAACGGCATCGCGATCTCCTCGGTCGTGCCGCCGCTGATGTTTGCTTTGGAGCGCATGTCGAACAAGTATTTCGGCCACAAGCCGATCGTGATCGGGCCGGGCGTGAAGACCGGGCTGAACATCAAGTATGAAAACCCGCGGGAAGTCGGCGCGGACCGCATCGTCAACGCGGTCGCTGCGATCGAAAAATACGGCTACCCGCTGATCATCGTCGACTTCGGCACGGCGACCACGTTCTGCGTGATCAACGATGTCGGCGATTACATGGGCGGCGTCGTGGCGCCGGGCATCAACATCTCGACCGAGGCGCTGTTCCGCCATGCGGCCAAGCTGCCGCGCATCGAGATCACCCGCCCGGCGAGCGTCGTCGGCCGCAACACGATCACCTCGATGCAGTCCGGCGTGCTGTACGGCTTCACCGGGCAGGTGGATGGCATCGTTTCGCGAATTAAGAAAGAGTTCAACCTGCCGTTCAAAGTGATCGCGACCGGAGGATTGGCGAGCCTGATCTCCGCCGAGTCTTTTGAGATCGAGATTCAGGACGACAACTTGACGCTCGACGGGCTGCGGATCATCTGGGACCGCAACCAGTAAAAAAGGGAGGATAAGCCTGTGGCAGTTAGACCTGTTGTGCTTGACCCGAACCCGGTGCTGCGCGCGATCGCAGAACCGGTGACCAAGTTTGACCAAGAGCTGTTCACTTTGCTCGATGACATGGCGGACACCATGTACGACTACAACGGCATCGGCCTTGCCGCGCCGCAGGTCGGCGTCTCGCAGCGTGTGATCGTCGTCGACTATGGCGATGAGCATGGCGGCCTGATCGAGATGATCAACCCGGTGATCGTTGAAAAATCGGGCTCGGTCGTCGACGTTGAAGGCTGCCTGTCCATTCCGGGACTGCGCGGCAACGTCGAACGCTTCGAGAAGCTGACCTTGCGCTTC of the Tumebacillus sp. BK434 genome contains:
- the nadA gene encoding quinolinate synthase NadA, giving the protein MATIQAVPNREQLDQYKERLLQLKKERNAIILAHYYMRAEVQEVADYIGDSFGLAQKAKDTDADVILFCGVHFMAESAKILNPNKIVLMPDERSGCPMADMVTGDGLRKLKAEHPNATVVAYVNTSAEVKAETDICCTSSNALKVINSVESDEIIWVPDKNLGHYVSQFTDKKMIIWQGYCNTHDLLTPEEVLALKAEYPDAPIVVHPECRPEVVALGDYVGSTTGILKYCRESNFKDYIVATEEGVRYMLEKESPEKTFHFASRYMVCPNMKVHNVKKMVRALETMQPQIEVDPEVAEKARRSLDRMLEIVPK
- the nadB gene encoding L-aspartate oxidase, with translation MFSRFIANFKAEDVTTQDTDVVVIGTGIAGMYTALKISEYANVVILCKKGLTESNTNRAQGGIAAAIAEGDSPDLHREDTMMAGAGLNDLTAVEVLANEGPDLVNDLIRLGTQFDTEHDAEGEHLALTREGAHSRRRILHANGDATGAEIVRALAVQVRKNPRITVIEDAFAIDLITSEHGSCKGVLYEKGKRLHYIRSQATVLATGGAGNMYRYTSNPDVTTADGFAMAYRAGARLQDLEFIQFHPTTLNYPGAPRFLISEAVRGEGAVLRNIAGERFMPAYHELAELAPRDIVARAIVSEIEKTKATFIYLDITHQPEELIKSRFPTIYEFCLQYGLDLTTDWIPVAPAAHYVMGGVKTDLYGETNVRRLFACGEVSCTGVHGANRLASNSLSEAIVFGKRIAERIEAFLQTETGDFIPLPKTEHVMKSPIDKIDNRRLHLQKVMVRHVGVKRTRDSLERALSELGKYVPMLSHTYSRKSDWEFINLLTSALLTTQAALLREESRGGHYRNDFPKAKDSWLKHTIFQKDVGVIEERC
- the nadC gene encoding carboxylating nicotinate-nucleotide diphosphorylase, producing MLLDERVIERAVRAALEEDIGSGDITTNSIVPKDKGGHGTLLAKEPGIIAGLDVAEVAFKLVDPALEVNRLVKDGDAVAKGTPIMEVTGSARSILIAERVALNFLQRLSGIATRTAKFVELVRYYNAKIVDTRKTTPGLRALEKYAVVVGGGRNHRFGLFDAVLIKDNHIEIAGGVKQAIMAARHQIPHTMRVEVEVESMEQIDEALEVKADIIMLDNMTPEQMREAVEKITGRALIEASGGVTEETIVDIAKTGVDYISIGALTHSIKALDISLDILAK
- a CDS encoding type III pantothenate kinase, with translation MILVLDVGNTNITLGVYKGNDLLYHWRIATIRERTEDELGILVKSLLADKGIAVGEINGIAISSVVPPLMFALERMSNKYFGHKPIVIGPGVKTGLNIKYENPREVGADRIVNAVAAIEKYGYPLIIVDFGTATTFCVINDVGDYMGGVVAPGINISTEALFRHAAKLPRIEITRPASVVGRNTITSMQSGVLYGFTGQVDGIVSRIKKEFNLPFKVIATGGLASLISAESFEIEIQDDNLTLDGLRIIWDRNQ
- the def gene encoding peptide deformylase, producing the protein MAVRPVVLDPNPVLRAIAEPVTKFDQELFTLLDDMADTMYDYNGIGLAAPQVGVSQRVIVVDYGDEHGGLIEMINPVIVEKSGSVVDVEGCLSIPGLRGNVERFEKLTLRFQQRDGNTYELTPEGYFARVFQHEIDHLDGILYTDKAIDTYPIEESEVSEVQETE